A genome region from Mesorhizobium sp. B2-1-8 includes the following:
- a CDS encoding adenylate/guanylate cyclase domain-containing protein, translating into MDCAGCGFKVEGGYAFCPKCGKRQPVPCASCGYPCAPDFEFCPKCGASVGAPAKAVERPAPTPSRTIVPPSRTPSLLANIDSDEGLHPISDADRRTVTVLFADLCGFTTLSEQLDPEVMQTLQNELFKELTAAVRNFGGFVDKFIGDALLALFGAPVAHEDDPERALRAALDMIARTARLGKSPPHAGSPLLLHIGINTGPVVTGRLGIGTAKSYSVTGDTVNTAQRLQSLAAPGEVLVGELTHRLTRHAFSYESMGDVVLRGKAGSVLVHRLDAPLAAPRAARGLEALGLSAPMIGRAAELNRMLASLDQACGGSAQLVRLVGEAGIGKSRLVKEFVARVGDEDRFRNVAVRQATCSPLGEQSFGALGAVVRSAAGIMQNDNGDEMRGKLAGLLADLGLRGEEANQLMPLLYHVLGLGDPDATLQHVEPEQLRRQILYAVRTIIERRLALSPLLIVVEDLHWADAVSLEALRFVMDRLERTRLMVLVTHRSAPDSGQLDSSRVSHTALRLSPLNSDEGRSLLAALFGESWVSSAGGLVDQILERAGGNPLFVEEIVRGLIDRGVLMREGQRWRTVAGEVATDIPATIQAMLLARVDRLPQEVRRLAQEAAVIGPRFDATLLKTVTADPARLEAGCELLCDAEIIEEVAGSGSVSSQSYRFTQTLLQDVIYQNLLLQRRTEIHGRIGAALEQLCGDNPERLEDLTVLGHQFAQSAEREKGAHYLQAAGDRARMIYANDDALRFYERALAALEATGQTPLKLTIAERIADLSGPAGRREIAHHHYEAALQAYRESADRVASARILRKIGRLLWDVGKRDKAESRYAEAAALLDGADAPIEQAHLWEERGRQAFRSGDHALAAKWADAALDCVRTLTTEHVSEVGREATLVTAEALNTKAVALARLGRNREAVGQVEHSIELAEAAGLLGAACRGYTNLGVLYTTIDPAKAMEVCRRGLEVARHIGDLGFQARLLANLAVACCTFTDRCPTEGVPAAEKAIEIDRALDQREHLPVPLIVLGQIHQCNGRPELAVGLFHEALDVARETGEPQLLFPCYDGLATLNLDLDNLAEAERYFSLAQGICAQHGLDPEALVVLPFLD; encoded by the coding sequence ATGGACTGCGCAGGCTGCGGTTTCAAAGTTGAGGGCGGTTATGCTTTCTGTCCGAAGTGTGGCAAGCGCCAGCCCGTGCCATGCGCCAGTTGCGGCTATCCTTGCGCACCTGATTTCGAGTTCTGTCCGAAATGTGGGGCAAGCGTCGGTGCGCCTGCAAAAGCCGTCGAACGGCCTGCTCCGACACCAAGCCGAACCATTGTGCCGCCTTCTCGAACTCCGTCGCTGCTTGCGAACATCGATAGCGACGAAGGGCTGCATCCCATCTCTGACGCCGATCGCCGGACGGTAACCGTCCTCTTTGCCGACCTTTGCGGCTTCACCACACTCAGCGAGCAGCTCGACCCCGAGGTCATGCAAACGCTGCAGAACGAACTGTTCAAGGAATTGACGGCGGCCGTGCGAAACTTTGGTGGTTTCGTCGACAAATTCATCGGCGATGCATTGCTCGCTTTGTTCGGTGCGCCGGTCGCGCATGAGGACGATCCGGAACGTGCGCTTCGCGCCGCTCTCGACATGATCGCCCGGACGGCGCGGCTCGGCAAAAGCCCCCCCCACGCCGGCTCGCCTCTATTACTCCACATCGGCATAAACACTGGTCCGGTCGTTACTGGACGATTAGGCATCGGCACCGCCAAATCCTATTCGGTGACCGGCGACACGGTAAATACAGCGCAACGCCTGCAATCGCTGGCCGCACCGGGTGAAGTGCTGGTAGGCGAACTCACTCACAGACTGACCCGGCATGCCTTCTCTTACGAGTCGATGGGTGATGTCGTGCTTCGCGGCAAGGCTGGCAGTGTGCTCGTCCATCGACTGGATGCACCGCTTGCGGCGCCGCGTGCAGCGCGTGGGCTCGAGGCGCTCGGCCTCAGCGCGCCGATGATAGGTCGTGCTGCGGAGCTCAATAGAATGCTGGCGAGCCTGGATCAGGCGTGCGGCGGCTCGGCCCAACTTGTCCGCCTCGTCGGAGAAGCCGGCATCGGGAAATCGCGGCTGGTGAAGGAGTTCGTCGCCCGTGTCGGCGACGAGGATCGTTTCCGCAACGTCGCCGTGCGACAGGCCACGTGCTCACCGCTGGGCGAACAATCATTTGGCGCTTTGGGTGCAGTGGTGCGCAGTGCTGCCGGGATAATGCAAAACGACAATGGGGACGAAATGCGCGGGAAGCTCGCAGGCTTGCTTGCCGATCTCGGCCTGCGGGGCGAGGAGGCGAACCAGCTGATGCCTTTGCTCTACCATGTGCTTGGCCTTGGCGACCCCGATGCCACCTTGCAGCATGTCGAACCCGAGCAGCTACGGCGGCAAATTCTCTACGCGGTCCGTACCATCATCGAACGGCGGCTTGCGTTGTCGCCGCTGTTGATTGTCGTCGAAGACCTGCACTGGGCCGACGCCGTTTCGCTCGAGGCACTGCGTTTCGTGATGGACAGGTTGGAACGCACGCGGTTGATGGTGCTGGTCACGCATCGCTCGGCGCCGGACAGCGGCCAGCTCGACTCAAGTCGGGTCAGTCACACGGCACTCAGGCTTTCGCCGCTCAACAGCGATGAAGGACGCAGCCTGCTGGCCGCGCTTTTCGGCGAGAGCTGGGTAAGCTCCGCGGGAGGGCTCGTCGATCAGATCCTCGAGCGGGCGGGCGGCAACCCTCTTTTTGTAGAGGAGATCGTTCGCGGCCTTATCGATCGCGGTGTACTGATGCGCGAGGGCCAGCGATGGCGGACTGTGGCAGGCGAAGTCGCAACCGACATTCCCGCCACTATCCAGGCAATGTTGCTTGCTCGCGTCGACCGGCTGCCACAAGAGGTGCGCCGGTTGGCCCAGGAAGCCGCGGTAATCGGCCCGCGCTTCGATGCCACACTTCTGAAGACCGTGACAGCCGACCCCGCCCGGCTAGAAGCCGGCTGCGAACTGCTTTGCGATGCGGAAATCATCGAGGAAGTTGCCGGATCAGGCTCTGTCTCGTCGCAAAGCTACCGCTTTACGCAAACCTTGCTGCAGGACGTGATCTACCAGAATCTGCTCCTGCAACGCCGGACCGAAATCCACGGGCGGATAGGTGCTGCCTTGGAGCAACTGTGCGGCGATAATCCGGAACGGCTCGAGGATTTGACCGTGCTCGGTCATCAGTTCGCCCAGAGCGCCGAGCGGGAGAAGGGCGCGCATTACCTGCAGGCGGCCGGCGATCGCGCTCGCATGATATACGCCAACGACGACGCCCTTCGTTTCTACGAGCGAGCACTGGCTGCGTTGGAGGCGACCGGGCAAACACCGCTCAAACTGACGATTGCCGAGCGCATTGCCGATTTGAGCGGCCCGGCGGGCCGCCGCGAGATCGCGCACCACCACTATGAGGCGGCGTTGCAGGCATACCGCGAGTCGGCCGATCGCGTAGCGTCGGCGCGAATTTTGCGTAAGATCGGTCGGCTGCTCTGGGACGTCGGCAAGCGGGACAAAGCAGAATCCCGCTACGCTGAAGCGGCAGCGCTCCTCGATGGAGCGGATGCTCCGATCGAGCAGGCGCATCTCTGGGAAGAACGTGGCCGACAGGCGTTCCGGAGCGGAGATCACGCTCTCGCGGCAAAATGGGCGGACGCGGCGTTGGATTGCGTACGCACTCTGACAACGGAGCATGTCTCCGAGGTAGGGCGTGAGGCCACTCTTGTGACCGCCGAGGCCCTCAATACCAAGGCTGTCGCGCTGGCTCGCCTTGGGCGAAACCGTGAAGCCGTGGGTCAGGTCGAGCACAGCATTGAATTGGCCGAAGCCGCCGGTCTGCTGGGCGCGGCCTGCCGTGGCTACACCAATCTCGGCGTGCTTTACACGACCATCGATCCGGCAAAGGCGATGGAGGTCTGCCGACGCGGTCTTGAAGTCGCGCGCCATATTGGTGATTTGGGCTTCCAGGCGCGCCTTCTCGCCAATCTGGCGGTCGCTTGTTGTACTTTCACGGATCGCTGCCCAACGGAGGGCGTGCCTGCTGCCGAGAAGGCCATCGAGATCGACCGGGCGCTCGACCAGCGCGAGCACCTGCCGGTACCATTGATCGTGCTTGGGCAGATCCACCAGTGCAACGGCCGTCCGGAACTGGCCGTTGGCTTGTTCCACGAAGCACTGGACGTAGCCCGCGAAACGGGCGAACCCCAACTGCTGTTTCCGTGCTATGATGGTCTCGCAACGCTTAATCTCGACCTCGACAATCTGGCTGAGGCCGAACGGTACTTTTCCCTGGCGCAGGGTATATGCGCCCAGCACGGGCTCGACCCGGAAGCGCTTGTGGTGCTGCCCTTTCTCGATTAG
- a CDS encoding redoxin domain-containing protein encodes MSARIDLVPLQPGDRAPNLVLDAITQEGKIALDDFRGQKPVLVGLFRGLHCAFCRRHIAAQARLDPELREKGVQSLTVVNTPIERARLYFRYHPMPNLLAASDPERASHRAFGLPNLEFTQDETNWPYKVSMAAAKDMRVDIPGELPGPMDPFAASEFLDKKDNYEVTEADAQMMATGHGQLIGQFLLDRQGIVRWSFTEVPEGGRYMFGAASPQELMSAVSQVAQ; translated from the coding sequence ATGTCCGCGCGTATTGACTTGGTACCGCTTCAACCGGGCGACCGTGCGCCGAACTTGGTACTCGACGCCATTACCCAGGAAGGCAAGATCGCGCTTGACGACTTTCGCGGACAAAAGCCGGTGTTGGTTGGCCTGTTTCGAGGTCTGCATTGTGCGTTTTGCCGGCGCCATATCGCCGCCCAGGCGCGGCTCGATCCGGAGCTGCGTGAAAAGGGCGTGCAGAGCCTGACGGTGGTAAACACGCCGATCGAACGGGCGCGTCTCTATTTCCGCTACCACCCGATGCCGAATCTGCTTGCGGCCTCCGACCCTGAACGCGCTTCACATCGTGCTTTTGGACTGCCCAATCTCGAATTCACCCAAGACGAGACGAACTGGCCGTACAAGGTCTCGATGGCAGCGGCAAAGGATATGCGGGTCGACATACCAGGCGAGTTGCCCGGTCCAATGGATCCTTTTGCGGCCAGCGAATTCCTCGACAAGAAGGACAATTACGAAGTGACCGAAGCCGACGCGCAGATGATGGCGACGGGACACGGACAACTGATCGGTCAGTTCCTATTGGACCGGCAGGGGATCGTTCGCTGGAGCTTCACGGAGGTTCCAGAAGGTGGACGATATATGTTTGGGGCGGCGAGCCCGCAGGAGCTGATGTCAGCCGTGTCCCAAGTCGCCCAATAG
- a CDS encoding adenylate/guanylate cyclase domain-containing protein gives MHGLPKEVESWIFNFFYNGNSVAYLKIDAQLCIAAKGGNVEHYGLSSLRIGEPVAEQLEFMEGLLPCPELPFHIAMVELPGGRVADLHFFADNACVWLLFLDATAERDNRQRLQQKAYEMTLLQERERQLNEKLQSTNEALRKSQEGLAREYQRAETLLLNILPASIAERLKAHKKIADNHAEVSVLFADIVGFTERARSVGAVTTLAILNYFFKAADRLSERYGCEKIKTIGDCVMVVAGLPTARSDHAKALARYALELRKAVKRERFAGEPLTLRIGIHSGPIVAGVIGKRRFAYDLWGDTVNLASRIQTSAEPDEIRISDATRQMLGPNFACDPLEETELRGTGRVRMWRLPA, from the coding sequence ATGCATGGATTGCCAAAAGAAGTTGAAAGTTGGATTTTCAATTTCTTCTACAATGGCAACTCTGTCGCATATCTGAAAATCGACGCCCAGCTTTGCATAGCTGCTAAGGGCGGTAATGTTGAGCACTACGGGCTCTCGTCGCTTCGCATTGGCGAGCCTGTTGCCGAGCAGCTTGAATTCATGGAAGGTTTGCTGCCTTGCCCGGAGCTTCCGTTTCACATTGCGATGGTCGAGCTGCCCGGCGGGCGTGTCGCGGACCTTCATTTTTTTGCTGACAATGCCTGCGTGTGGCTGCTCTTTCTTGACGCCACTGCCGAACGCGACAATAGGCAGCGGCTTCAACAAAAGGCTTATGAAATGACACTCCTGCAAGAGAGGGAGCGTCAACTCAACGAGAAATTACAATCGACGAACGAGGCGTTGAGGAAGAGCCAGGAGGGATTGGCGCGTGAATACCAGCGCGCCGAAACCCTGCTCCTCAACATTCTTCCGGCGTCGATCGCGGAGCGGTTAAAAGCGCACAAAAAAATTGCTGACAACCACGCAGAAGTGAGTGTGCTTTTTGCCGACATAGTCGGTTTTACGGAACGAGCGCGGAGCGTCGGAGCCGTGACGACGCTCGCTATTTTAAATTACTTCTTCAAGGCGGCGGATCGGCTCTCGGAACGATACGGCTGCGAAAAGATCAAGACAATCGGCGATTGTGTGATGGTGGTCGCTGGCCTGCCCACCGCGCGATCCGATCATGCAAAGGCCCTCGCGCGCTATGCACTTGAGCTGCGCAAGGCGGTTAAGCGCGAACGCTTCGCGGGAGAACCGCTGACACTCAGAATTGGAATTCACTCAGGCCCAATCGTCGCGGGCGTCATAGGCAAGAGGCGGTTCGCCTATGACCTGTGGGGCGACACCGTTAATCTCGCCTCGCGTATTCAAACGTCCGCGGAGCCCGATGAAATCCGTATTTCGGATGCAACTCGCCAAATGCTTGGACCAAATTTTGCTTGCGACCCACTCGAGGAAACGGAATTGCGTGGTACCGGTCGTGTGCGAATGTGGCGGCTCCCGGCCTGA
- a CDS encoding Rab family GTPase, with product MLGGFSVGKTSLVRRYVQSIFSETYLTTVGVKIDKKSVALPDKTVDLILWDLAGEDDIGSFRVSYVRGATGLVLVVDGTRPATLAVALTLRERVEAEFGAMPFVLLFNKSDLADRWAVSDSEIDELRQRGWQIYLTSALSGEHVDDAFRQLASMVAK from the coding sequence ATGCTGGGCGGGTTCTCTGTCGGAAAGACGAGTCTGGTTCGCAGGTATGTGCAGAGCATCTTTTCAGAAACCTACTTGACCACGGTGGGAGTGAAAATCGACAAGAAGAGTGTCGCGCTCCCGGACAAAACCGTGGATCTGATTTTGTGGGATTTAGCCGGTGAAGACGATATCGGCTCATTCCGCGTCAGCTATGTGCGAGGTGCAACCGGGCTTGTGCTTGTCGTCGATGGAACGCGCCCTGCCACTCTTGCCGTGGCGCTCACGCTACGGGAACGGGTCGAGGCCGAATTCGGCGCCATGCCGTTTGTATTGCTGTTCAACAAATCTGATCTGGCCGATCGGTGGGCAGTATCGGATAGTGAGATTGACGAACTGAGGCAACGTGGATGGCAAATCTATCTAACAAGTGCGCTTTCGGGTGAACATGTTGATGATGCGTTTCGTCAACTTGCTTCGATGGTAGCCAAATAG
- a CDS encoding OmpA family protein, with amino-acid sequence MTSTVDPISLPKKTASNDTEIDREALARLLIEIARNVDPDYRARLGGVPTADPRMETLRQLLVSREISELSRVTHLLDEPEQLAAAVGDVLPSAAARAPHAQLGEALAPAVERAVQRSIQKSPRTLTDILYPVFLPAIRKSIGEKIDQTFQSLNETLRHIFTWHGLKWRLESWRTGASFSEVVLKHSLIYRVEHVFLINRNSGLLIAHVTADNATSEDPQLISSMLSAIQDFVKDSFNEKEQSGLDTIRFGDLRLWSEVGPFATLVSVIRGNPPEELHEIVRDVLLRIHEECSQALVEFDGDSSQLAGIEAQLRTCVELKQEESNEGFPWLVVALALLLLSLAGGWFFLSWQSGQRWQAYVSRLETQPGIIVAEQEIRGGQFYIAGLRDPLAADPQSLLSGTQVDPARVHSQWHFYQSLEPEFVLKRLTASLAPPDSVRLSIVGDRIVAEGEAPDTWIDRARAAARQLSAGGPEFDISKVRDVSPQARAAEHWQAYVSRLGTQPGIIVAEQKIRDGQFYISGLRDPLAADPQALLSGTQVDPGRVHSQWQSYQSLDPKFVVKRLTASLSPPNSVRLSIVNDHIVAEGEAAATWIDQAQAAARQLSAGGPVFDISRVRDPEEREAERWQAYVSQLKTQPGIIVAEQKIRDGQFYISGMRDPLGADPQSLLSGTQVDPARVHSQWQFYQSLEPEFVLKRLTALLYPLKSVRLSIVEGRIVAEGEAPDTWIDRARVAARQLSAGGPEFDISKVRDVSPEAREAEHWQYYVSRLEAQSGIIVAQQRTSGGQFYISGLRDPLAADPQALLSGTQIDPARVHSQWQFYQSLDPKFVVKRLTASLSPPKSVQLSIVQGRILVVGEASAGWINRAQAAAEQLSADGVVLDVSQLRELNLADLNYLREAIQATDIFFSSGKVVPGPEQLPVLDRLADQIKEFAQDARKSGVTARFMLTGHSDTTGRETANASISAARAETVRALLNKRGVAPELLLVRGAGTFEPLVPENSQTGSSTNRRVSISVNLD; translated from the coding sequence TTGACGTCGACCGTCGACCCAATCAGCCTTCCAAAAAAAACAGCCTCGAACGATACAGAGATTGATCGCGAGGCTCTGGCCCGTCTTTTGATCGAAATTGCCCGGAACGTTGATCCGGACTACCGTGCGCGTCTCGGCGGAGTTCCAACCGCCGATCCTCGCATGGAAACGCTGCGCCAGTTGCTGGTCAGCCGCGAAATTTCGGAGCTTTCACGAGTTACGCATCTGCTCGACGAACCGGAGCAGCTTGCGGCAGCAGTGGGCGACGTGCTTCCCAGTGCGGCCGCACGAGCGCCTCATGCGCAACTCGGCGAGGCCCTTGCGCCAGCTGTCGAAAGGGCTGTGCAACGGTCGATCCAGAAGAGCCCGCGTACGCTGACGGATATATTATACCCGGTGTTTCTGCCAGCAATTCGCAAGTCGATCGGGGAAAAGATCGACCAGACCTTTCAGTCGCTGAATGAAACTTTAAGACATATATTTACCTGGCATGGGCTCAAGTGGAGACTCGAATCCTGGAGGACTGGTGCTAGCTTCTCTGAAGTTGTACTGAAGCATTCTCTTATCTATCGTGTCGAGCACGTCTTTCTCATTAATCGCAATTCGGGTCTTTTGATAGCGCATGTAACTGCGGACAATGCGACGAGCGAAGATCCTCAACTCATTTCTTCGATGCTTAGTGCAATTCAAGATTTTGTGAAAGATTCATTTAACGAGAAAGAGCAGAGCGGCCTGGACACAATTCGTTTTGGCGACCTTCGTCTCTGGTCGGAAGTTGGACCGTTTGCGACCCTGGTTTCGGTGATCCGAGGAAATCCGCCAGAAGAACTGCATGAAATAGTTCGCGATGTATTGCTTCGTATCCATGAGGAATGCTCGCAGGCTTTAGTGGAGTTTGACGGGGACAGTTCGCAGTTGGCCGGCATAGAGGCGCAGTTGCGGACCTGCGTCGAGCTGAAGCAGGAGGAGTCAAACGAGGGTTTTCCGTGGCTGGTGGTGGCTCTGGCTCTGCTGCTTTTGAGTCTGGCAGGCGGTTGGTTCTTTCTTTCCTGGCAATCCGGGCAGCGATGGCAGGCCTACGTGTCGCGACTGGAGACCCAGCCGGGCATCATCGTTGCCGAACAAGAGATACGCGGCGGCCAATTTTATATTGCCGGCCTCAGAGACCCGCTTGCCGCCGACCCGCAGTCGCTGTTGTCTGGAACGCAGGTCGATCCAGCCCGGGTTCATTCGCAGTGGCATTTTTATCAGAGCCTTGAACCGGAGTTCGTGTTGAAGCGCCTGACGGCGTCGCTGGCTCCTCCGGACTCAGTACGACTTTCGATCGTAGGGGATCGCATCGTTGCCGAGGGTGAGGCTCCCGACACCTGGATAGATCGGGCGCGCGCAGCGGCCCGACAGCTTTCGGCAGGCGGACCGGAATTCGACATCTCCAAGGTTCGTGATGTGAGCCCCCAAGCACGCGCGGCAGAGCACTGGCAAGCCTATGTGTCGCGACTGGGGACCCAGCCGGGCATCATCGTTGCCGAACAAAAGATACGAGATGGCCAATTCTACATTTCCGGCCTGAGAGACCCGCTTGCCGCCGACCCGCAAGCTCTGCTGTCCGGAACGCAGGTCGATCCCGGCAGGGTCCATTCGCAGTGGCAATCCTATCAGAGCCTTGATCCGAAGTTCGTGGTGAAGCGGCTGACGGCGTCGCTGTCCCCGCCGAATTCAGTGCGGCTTTCAATCGTCAATGATCACATCGTTGCCGAAGGTGAGGCTGCTGCCACGTGGATCGACCAGGCGCAGGCCGCCGCACGGCAGCTTTCAGCAGGCGGGCCGGTATTCGATATTTCCAGGGTCCGTGACCCCGAAGAACGCGAGGCGGAGCGCTGGCAGGCCTATGTGTCGCAACTGAAGACCCAGCCGGGCATCATCGTTGCCGAACAAAAGATACGCGACGGCCAATTCTACATTTCCGGCATGAGAGACCCGCTTGGCGCCGACCCGCAGTCGCTGTTGTCGGGAACGCAGGTCGATCCCGCCCGGGTTCATTCGCAGTGGCAATTCTATCAGAGCCTTGAGCCCGAGTTCGTGTTGAAGCGGCTGACGGCGTTGCTGTATCCGCTGAAATCGGTTCGGCTTTCGATCGTCGAGGGTCGCATCGTTGCCGAGGGTGAGGCTCCCGACACCTGGATAGATCGGGCGCGCGTAGCGGCCCGACAGCTTTCGGCAGGCGGACCGGAATTCGACATCTCCAAGGTTCGTGATGTGAGCCCCGAAGCACGCGAGGCGGAGCACTGGCAGTATTATGTGTCGCGACTTGAGGCCCAATCGGGAATCATCGTCGCCCAACAACGGACGAGCGGCGGACAATTCTACATTTCCGGCCTGAGAGACCCGCTTGCCGCCGACCCGCAAGCTCTGCTGTCCGGAACGCAGATTGATCCTGCCCGCGTTCATTCGCAGTGGCAATTCTATCAGAGCCTTGATCCGAAGTTCGTGGTGAAGCGGCTGACGGCGTCGCTGTCCCCGCCGAAATCGGTTCAGCTTTCGATCGTCCAGGGTCGCATCCTTGTCGTGGGTGAGGCTTCTGCCGGCTGGATCAACCGGGCGCAGGCCGCCGCCGAACAACTTTCGGCGGACGGAGTGGTTCTGGATGTCTCGCAGCTGCGTGAGCTGAACCTTGCAGACCTTAATTATTTGAGAGAAGCCATCCAGGCGACCGATATTTTCTTCTCTTCCGGCAAAGTTGTGCCGGGACCGGAGCAGTTGCCGGTTCTCGACAGGTTGGCGGATCAAATAAAGGAATTCGCCCAAGATGCCCGCAAGTCAGGCGTAACAGCACGGTTCATGTTGACCGGGCATTCGGACACCACGGGCCGTGAGACGGCCAACGCGTCGATCAGTGCAGCCCGCGCCGAGACAGTTCGCGCGCTTCTCAACAAGCGCGGAGTCGCTCCGGAACTGCTGCTGGTTCGGGGCGCGGGCACTTTTGAGCCGCTGGTGCCAGAAAATAGTCAAACCGGGAGCTCCACCAATCGCCGGGTCTCGATTTCGGTAAACCTGGACTAG
- a CDS encoding glycosyltransferase family A protein, whose translation MHAGSRRQTYQIVDIVVVDDGSNGSASIVTACADKDRRNLYYLLRTRRG comes from the coding sequence ATGCATGCCGGCAGCCGCCGGCAGACCTACCAGATAGTGGATATAGTCGTGGTGGACGATGGGTCGAATGGATCGGCGTCGATCGTGACGGCCTGCGCCGACAAAGATCGACGCAACTTGTACTACCTCTTACGAACCAGGCGCGGGTAA